A stretch of Bos taurus isolate L1 Dominette 01449 registration number 42190680 breed Hereford chromosome 5, ARS-UCD2.0, whole genome shotgun sequence DNA encodes these proteins:
- the UQCC6 gene encoding ubiquinol-cytochrome c reductase complex assembly factor 6 isoform X3 has protein sequence MPAGVSWSSYLKMFAASLLAMCAGAEVVHRYYRPDLRIPEIPPKPGELKTELLGLKERQQEHQNSTVPRTL, from the exons ATGCCCGCGGGTGTGTCTTGGTCGTCTTACCTGAAAATGTTCGCTGCCAGCCTCCTGGCCATGTGCGCCGGCGCCGAGGTGGTGCATAGGTACTACCGACCAGACCTG aGAATACCTGAAATTCCACCCAAACCTGGAGAACTTAAAACAGAGCTTTTGGGACTGAAAGAAAGACAACAGGAACATCAAAATTCAACTGTGCCAAGAACTCTGTGA